CCGATTTTACGGACCGGATTTTCTCTGCAGGATAGTGAAACACTTACAAGTGATGGGCATGTTCGCCTCCACTTACATGATGGTTATGATGACCCTGGACCGCTATATTGCCATCTGTCACCCGCTAAAGACCCTCCAGCAGCCTAGTCGGCGATCTTACAATATGATCGTGAGCACCTGGGTTAGCAGCCTGATCCTGAGCACGCCGCAGTACTTCATCTTCTCCCTGAGTGAAATCAAGAACGGCTCCGACGTCTACGACTGTTGGGCTCACTTCATAGAACCGTGGGGTGTCCGCGCTTACATTACCTGGATTACCGTCGGTATCTTTCTTATCCCTGTCATTATCCTGATGATATGCTACGGGTTCATCTGTCACAGCATCTGGAAGAACATCAAATATAAGACGAAAAATTCGGCGTCGGGGGGCACCTGTAAAAACGGGCTTATTGGCAAGAACTCAGTGAGCAGTGTGACAACTATATCCCGCGCCAAGCTGCGGACagttaaaatgacttttgtgaTTGTTTTGGCATACATCGTATGCTGGGCACCCTTTTTCACCGTGCAGATGTGGTCGGTTTGGGACAAGAACTTTCTATGGCACGGTATGTAAACAGGCTGAAAATCTCATGCAAATATTTCTTGAAGGTCAGCATAATATAGTCCAAGGGAGAATGGTCCTAAATCTTCAGTGATAGGATCTATGATGTAATTGAGGCGCGTATCATCCAAATTCAGACACAACAACAATATGAATGGAAAGAATTATGAGAGggaataaatataatttatatgGGAAAGAAGGGATTAGGCTATTTCAGATAGGACGTGGTTATTATGCGAAAATAACGTGTTAGAGAAGGACAGCTGTTCAGGGTTTTGTGTTTCGCAATGTATGGACCAGCCTCCTGGATTCCTCGGAGAAAGTCCCTGGAAATCTGACCATTTGGTCTCTTTTATCCCTTATTGTCTTCAGCAGCAGTACAAGCAGCGTAAACCAAAATTTACACTACCATAAAACGGAAAGATTATGACAATTAAATggtaaatgattttttaaaaaaaattatcagAACATTCTCTAAAACAATTCACAAGTCTTCATGATCGCCCAACACGATATCCGCAATCTCCTTTCACAGTTATTCACTTTATACCACTTTAAAAGTAGCGTAAGGGTGATATTGCAGTGAGTAAATGGTGAATTTATGTGCCTCAAGTTGCCTAAGGGAGCTAAGTCAAACACCGCTTTATTATTCTTTTGCTACGAATGAAAACATCGTAACACCAGCATTACTGATTTTTCTTAAACGTGCCTGTTCTGTATCAGCTTTTAATATGCATATTgtccttttattcattttttcttccctctttctcagaCTCAGAAAACACTGCGGTCACAGTTTCCGCGCTCCTGGCGAGTCTCAACAGCTGCTGCAACCCGTGGATATACATGATTTTCAGCGGTCACCTTCTGCATGACTTCGTGCACTGCTTTCCGTGCTCTCAGAAAATACGGCAAAAATTCAAAAAGGAGGATTCGGACAGTAGCCTCAGAAGAACCACGCTGTTGACAAAAATGACCAACCAGAGTCCGAC
This sequence is a window from Chanos chanos chromosome 4, fChaCha1.1, whole genome shotgun sequence. Protein-coding genes within it:
- the LOC115809318 gene encoding arg8-vasotocin receptor-like, with the protein product MMGRQGNGSLSYNDTDPFGRNEEVAKIEITVLSITFVVAVIGNISVLVAMYNTKKKTSRMHLFIKHLSLADLVVAFFQVLPQLCWEITFRFYGPDFLCRIVKHLQVMGMFASTYMMVMMTLDRYIAICHPLKTLQQPSRRSYNMIVSTWVSSLILSTPQYFIFSLSEIKNGSDVYDCWAHFIEPWGVRAYITWITVGIFLIPVIILMICYGFICHSIWKNIKYKTKNSASGGTCKNGLIGKNSVSSVTTISRAKLRTVKMTFVIVLAYIVCWAPFFTVQMWSVWDKNFLWHDSENTAVTVSALLASLNSCCNPWIYMIFSGHLLHDFVHCFPCSQKIRQKFKKEDSDSSLRRTTLLTKMTNQSPTGSSGNWRDVDNTPKSSTSTAVDA